The DNA region AGGTTCCAGCATAACCCGGAAAAGTTGCACAAATGGAAGATGGCTCTGCGTCAAGTAGCTGACTTGTCTGGCTTTTGATTTCAAAAATGGGTACCCTACAATACCAATCTTTTtacttcataatttttattggaTGAAGTTTTCCGTATCAAATGTCTTAACTTTAAAGGAAAAAAGCAATGTTTGGTTAGGTTAACCTTGACAATTAACATACGGTAAAATGTGATTTTAGTTCTAAAATTTGAAATGTTCGATTTTAGTCTTTCTAAACTTTTTTCATCTTTAGTTGGTCCCTCTAATTTTAAAATGCGCCACTCTTGATACTCCAagtgatttagataaaattttataaaaaagacaaaaagtgATTTAGATAGCGTTTAGTTAACCACAGTGGTGCTGCATTTCAAAATTAGAGGAAGCCAAAATTAACTTATCCAGAAGTAtttttaagagaagaaaaaaatgagtttctccTTATGCctagttaaaaatcatcttaaagaGAAACTATATGAGAGAGTTTTTGGAAATTagcttatatataaataagttaattttaacttgtcaACAATTtcatttcactattttttttttcttctcctagaAGTATTTTTGGAGAATTTTATCTAAACAAGCCCATGGTGCACTTAATGCTGATAAACTTATGAATTCTTTATGAATTATGACTAACAGAAGCTGCACAAGGCTGGAAATACCAAATTTTGCTTTATAGGAGCAAGTATTCAAGAGTGGTTCGATCAACAAAGCAGGGGGGGCCTTCAACTGCTTTCTGGTTTCATAATAAATTTCCCGCCAGAGTTCTTTGTCTTCTTATTGCACCTGTGCTTTATTTCAAGAGACCCAAGGTGTTCATCAATGGCGAAGTTCAAGAATCTTGCTTTGATCGTGGTGACCAGAAAGAAGTGAGGTTGTCAGAATTGGATAATACGTATCTCTTTGGTCTACAAAAGATAAGTTTTGTTGATAAATTGTTTCAAGTGCCTTTTGAATTGGAATGGAACCATGTGGAGGTTACATATGAAAGTGCGTTGGATGTAACAGCCgtaattcttaataaataattaatacagtaacaagttaataaataaataaataaaatataattaggtCATAAATCTTCACTATATAAACCAAATGTTAATCTAGAGCAGCATTTACAAAACACTTttgtccttctttcttttccgaCGTACAAGAATTCTAACAGAGCAATCAGAGGAGGAGCTTTAGAGAGCACCAGAGACGCCACCATTGCTAACAGAGAACATTTAAGCGACTAcctcgaggtaagggatgagttactcacgcttggagattagaatgaacatgtgtagggatccctagaggatcaatttttgggttattttggggtgcttatgaatttaattatgttttcatgtttaatcgcggattgagtgtgtttgatgaaccaattgGTGTTCTGTTGCGAGTTTGTTGTAGAATTGATGTGTTCTGTTGTAAGTTTGTTGTAGGATTAATGTGTTCCTGTGTTAGGTGTGTACCTTAGGAATtagaattctttataattagcataaaaattgtgtggtggtgattttgtttataccagATATGTTGGCCTTTCAATCTTGTTCCTGTGCTAATGTATATTGTGTccagataattattttatactgtttttttttacaaactttatattttatttcacgtgGGTGATTTCTTGTCATGAAATTCATAGGTGTAGGGATTGTTggataattgaattgactaaaatcatttaaaaaaattaactaaagttgtattcacattgtaattaggcattttcttgatgttggcaacttagttgaaatatatttaaaatataggtatacatgttgttcatagaaatcaatatgagtatatattttattgttatatataatttgtatttacttaataatatatttgatattattctgattattttatattaatatatatttaatactttttatatgttatatataatatgtacgTTTACGTTtacgttaatatatattttgttatatattttgaatataatatacttatatgtatattttacaTGTATTTTATAGTTACTTGTTTATAAGccttgaagttaaatattgtatgttattattattatgatacattgttatttaattgttgagtatattttgtaattagttagAGTGTAAAATGTTAAACTGTAGACATGAAACATGGTTGTGAATGAGTGTGTGATTGATATTTGTAGTGATATTACTTGTCATGTGAGTTATGAGTTATAcagtaacccgaccagtgtgtaccttgagagaacttttatgcgcagtgttaaagaaaattgtaggattcctagttaggatccTGAAGAGTTAAACTATAGCgcaatttgttaaatatgtttgaaatataagaGTAAGATCGTGggtattatataactcataaacagtgtctgcgtgcaaataaaaaaaatattttaggggttggacctgaatcaggaaggtgaggcccaaacggattcttcggagtctaggccttgggggtaaagataCTCAGTTTGAGTGTTCCATTAAGCCCATGTTGATCCCATGTGGTTggggcattctcgcaaaacagagtaaccctgactggtcaccttatgatgttacttagtgagagtgaccgagtatacccattgtgtggtgtgctttgtcatgtactcctaagcgtcccagtgttgtttttcactgacatggtaccacattgcatataggcttgagtcttagtataattgttgcataacgtttgtgcttgaatttcattgagttaacaattgtggttgatgttattttatggagTGTGTAAACTTGAATAGGTGTGAATAATGTGTGCGATTTTGTGcaataatgttatttatataaattcagctttaagtattatatgtttcacatgctctaatgttttattatatacgaatgtgataactcactcccggtatGTGTTTTAGTGTTGGGCTGATTGCCACTTTGTTTCAGGTGAGCCTTCATATGATGAGTCACATGctaaagatggagagacttagtcTATGATAGGGATTATGATTTACTGAATAATATAATTGTGTTATACTTTTCtactttagtttctttttattatttatttagagtggacgaccttgttttgagtcggaataatcttatcttttattaaaaaaaaaatattctattatgttttcactaagtggatgtgaacctttacccttttgaattgatttaaattaaatgtgtttaaaaagaaaaattattaattaattttgcattttttttcttcttttattattatgtgtttataatcttttaaataaattttgtatgatttatttaattagttagttataattgtaagggtAGAGGATGTCACATTGGAGACCTCAATAATTAAAAAGCGGAATCCATGTATTCAAAAAAGAAAGCTAGATAATGATCTCAAAACCACTTGTTAAAAAGCATAGGTTCGTGGACAAACACAAGTTTGCACACAATAATTAGCATTATTCTCAATCAATTTAAGGGAACTAAACTATACAATCCTCACCTTTCATCTCCACTCCAACTATCCTTCACCTTAGGACCTGTTGGTCCTTCCTGTCGCAACACTTCACTTGGCAAATTCTTCACAATATTCTCCAAAGTAGATTTCAGCTTCCCAGGCAAAAACTTCTCAAGCTTCTTCAATTCCTCATCAACATTGTAATAAATCTTAGGACCCCATTCCCTGAAATAGTTAAGCCATGGAGGAGGCTCCACAACATCGGAAACCAAATACTCAGCAGAAACCAATTGAAATGCCCCCAAATCCATGACACTGTCACTCATAGCAGTGTCATTCCTTATGCCTATCTTATCCGTGATGTTACGGGCAGCATGAGGGTATGATGCATGGGCATGCAAGGAAGAATAGTACAATGGTTTGTTCCCACTTTGGAACTCTAATTGAGATGAATCAAACCATGCACCTTTTCTGTGTTGTGAGAAATAGACATGCTTTAATTCACCATTGAAGTTGCTCACCCTTAGTGTCACATGCTCCCAATCACCAACATGTTCACCTATCTTCCCCAAGTCAATAGTTAAGAAATCAACTATGGCTCTTGCTGCTCCATTGAATGGGTAGAAGACCCACATTGAAATGTCAGTGAAGGTTCCTCCAAGCATTGGCTTCACATGCACATAACTTATGGCACTTTTCAAGTCTCCTTTCTTGACCCTATCTTTGTTGGTTGAATCAGCAGGAAGGTCCACCCAATAGGCACCATCATCATTAGGATCCTGAGGAAGGTTAGCCCCATTTGGTGATATTGGGACAGGACTTGACTCTTGCCCTTTCTTATATAGAAGTGCACCATTGGAGAAAAACCACTCCACAGAAGATGGAAAGAATTCTTCATCAGGGTGCAAGGACATAACTGGAGAGTAAACTTGAAGAATTGCCTTGATTTGTGGTAGATTAGGCATGTATTTTGGTATGGCATTGGTGTTTCTCAAACAAGCAATAGATGGAGAGTTAAGACTTGCATTTTGTGCAACAAAGGTGCCTACTCTAACACCAGGTGCTTGAATCCCCCTATTGCTTGGTCTGACATCAAGAAAATTGAAGTTGTCTGAATCCCAAATGAATGAATTTGTCTCACACTGGTCAGTGAGGTCTAACCTGACACACATGATTTTTTCAAGTGAAGGCTTAGTTGGTGTTGTGGTGACAACATGGCCTACAGCTTTATACCCATTCGGTGCTATTGGAAGCCAAACATAGATGGGACCATCTTGGTCAATCTCCAGAGATGCACTGTTCCACACAAGTGTGTAATCAAGTGGTTGCTTTAGACTAGGGTTGCTGGTGTTTGTGGACACATCTTTTGCCACAAGAACATATCCAAAAAGAGGCTTGTTGTTGGGCTGGCTGTAGCTACCCAACATGGAGAAGCCTTTAGGTACTCCTGATGGCTCAAAAATGGAGAAACCTTGATCATCAGGTCCACCACCATAGGTGCCCCAAACTttgttgaatgttgatgcttcACACACTTGCAGCCCACCAAGATCAATTGTTCCACTTGCAAAATTACCACCTGAATGTagcaatattaaaaataatcagcATACATTTAACTAGATTACAgtgtaaataagttttttagtccttatctGAATTTCAGATTTTGAGTTTTAGTCTctcggaaaaaaaaattctttttttagtctcttatttatttttattgatcagAATTAATTCCTGTAAGCTTATTTTATTCCTTTTGGTTTCTCTAGGGAACTAATTAttagcaattaaaataaataaagaattaaaaatggacaaaatatttgaaggactaaaactcaaaatatgaaatttgactgagactaaaaaattatttaaccttATATTATATCACAATAATGAGAGAATATGACCAATCTTGTTATGTTTACCTGGAGGCCA from Glycine soja cultivar W05 chromosome 8, ASM419377v2, whole genome shotgun sequence includes:
- the LOC114423920 gene encoding uncharacterized protein LOC114423920 isoform X1, which produces MGANVGIICVLFLLATQTVGVPAFAPWKKLHVPWKKHSKGKIIQKNQALPINSIFKLPAPVTNSWPPGGNFASGTIDLGGLQVCEASTFNKVWGTYGGGPDDQGFSIFEPSGVPKGFSMLGSYSQPNNKPLFGYVLVAKDVSTNTSNPSLKQPLDYTLVWNSASLEIDQDGPIYVWLPIAPNGYKAVGHVVTTTPTKPSLEKIMCVRLDLTDQCETNSFIWDSDNFNFLDVRPSNRGIQAPGVRVGTFVAQNASLNSPSIACLRNTNAIPKYMPNLPQIKAILQVYSPVMSLHPDEEFFPSSVEWFFSNGALLYKKGQESSPVPISPNGANLPQDPNDDGAYWVDLPADSTNKDRVKKGDLKSAISYVHVKPMLGGTFTDISMWVFYPFNGAARAIVDFLTIDLGKIGEHVGDWEHVTLRVSNFNGELKHVYFSQHRKGAWFDSSQLEFQSGNKPLYYSSLHAHASYPHAARNITDKIGIRNDTAMSDSVMDLGAFQLVSAEYLVSDVVEPPPWLNYFREWGPKIYYNVDEELKKLEKFLPGKLKSTLENIVKNLPSEVLRQEGPTGPKVKDSWSGDER
- the LOC114423920 gene encoding uncharacterized protein LOC114423920 isoform X2, with the protein product MTKRRKTNLWKIIQKNQALPINSIFKLPAPVTNSWPPGGNFASGTIDLGGLQVCEASTFNKVWGTYGGGPDDQGFSIFEPSGVPKGFSMLGSYSQPNNKPLFGYVLVAKDVSTNTSNPSLKQPLDYTLVWNSASLEIDQDGPIYVWLPIAPNGYKAVGHVVTTTPTKPSLEKIMCVRLDLTDQCETNSFIWDSDNFNFLDVRPSNRGIQAPGVRVGTFVAQNASLNSPSIACLRNTNAIPKYMPNLPQIKAILQVYSPVMSLHPDEEFFPSSVEWFFSNGALLYKKGQESSPVPISPNGANLPQDPNDDGAYWVDLPADSTNKDRVKKGDLKSAISYVHVKPMLGGTFTDISMWVFYPFNGAARAIVDFLTIDLGKIGEHVGDWEHVTLRVSNFNGELKHVYFSQHRKGAWFDSSQLEFQSGNKPLYYSSLHAHASYPHAARNITDKIGIRNDTAMSDSVMDLGAFQLVSAEYLVSDVVEPPPWLNYFREWGPKIYYNVDEELKKLEKFLPGKLKSTLENIVKNLPSEVLRQEGPTGPKVKDSWSGDER